A genomic segment from Sorangium aterium encodes:
- a CDS encoding NAD(P)/FAD-dependent oxidoreductase, with protein sequence MRGQAEIVIIGAGIMGLAIAYNLARHHGITDVVVVDRSYLCGGASGRNGGGVRAQFSSEGNIRLMQESIRICRDFAREMKINIWFRQGGYLFLVRSEAGRRTLEKSVAVQNACGLGTRMLTANEARAIVPQLSTDGVVAASYNPDDGVVFPWPFVWGYAERAQKLGVDIATFTNVLGFRTQGARIDAVVTDRGEIRTHRVVNAAGAWSPEVARMLGVELPNHPHRHEICSTEPLKPWLGPLVADLSNGLYFSQSMRGEIVGGISNEDVPDGLDMGSSHKFLALYARALVAACPILGSVKVLRQWAGCYDLTPDQNPIVGGVDEVEHFYQASGFMGHGFMIAPVMGKLLAQHIAEGASLPLFDRWNLRRFREGRLLSEAMIIG encoded by the coding sequence ATGCGGGGGCAGGCCGAGATCGTCATCATCGGCGCGGGGATCATGGGCCTCGCGATCGCGTACAACCTCGCGCGGCACCACGGCATCACCGACGTCGTCGTCGTCGACCGGAGCTACCTCTGCGGCGGCGCCAGCGGGCGCAACGGCGGCGGCGTCCGGGCGCAGTTCTCGAGCGAGGGGAACATCCGGCTCATGCAGGAGAGCATCCGCATCTGCCGCGATTTCGCCCGCGAGATGAAGATCAACATCTGGTTCCGGCAGGGCGGCTACCTCTTCCTCGTGCGCAGCGAGGCGGGCCGCCGGACGCTCGAGAAGAGCGTCGCCGTGCAGAACGCGTGCGGCCTCGGGACGCGGATGCTCACCGCCAACGAGGCGCGCGCGATCGTGCCGCAGCTCTCGACCGACGGCGTCGTCGCGGCGAGCTACAACCCCGACGACGGCGTCGTGTTCCCCTGGCCGTTCGTCTGGGGCTACGCCGAGCGCGCGCAGAAGCTCGGCGTCGACATCGCCACCTTCACGAACGTCCTCGGCTTCCGCACGCAGGGCGCGCGGATCGACGCCGTGGTCACCGATCGCGGCGAGATCCGGACGCACCGGGTCGTCAACGCGGCCGGCGCCTGGAGCCCCGAGGTCGCGCGCATGCTCGGCGTGGAGCTGCCCAACCACCCGCACCGCCACGAGATCTGCTCGACCGAGCCGCTCAAGCCCTGGCTCGGCCCGCTCGTCGCGGACCTCTCGAACGGCCTCTATTTCTCCCAGTCGATGCGCGGCGAGATCGTGGGCGGCATCTCCAACGAGGACGTCCCCGACGGCCTCGACATGGGGTCGAGCCACAAGTTCCTCGCCCTGTACGCGCGGGCGCTGGTCGCCGCGTGCCCGATCCTCGGCAGCGTCAAGGTGCTGCGGCAGTGGGCCGGCTGTTACGACCTCACCCCGGATCAGAACCCGATCGTGGGCGGGGTCGACGAGGTCGAGCACTTCTACCAGGCCTCCGGGTTCATGGGGCACGGCTTCATGATCGCGCCCGTCATGGGCAAGCTCCTCGCGCAGCACATCGCCGAGGGCGCCTCCCTCCCCCTGTTCGATCGCTGGAACCTGCGGCGCTTCAGGGAGGGCCGGCTCCTCAGCGAGGCGATGATCATCGGCTGA
- a CDS encoding aldo/keto reductase: MRKRPLGKTTLQVSELALGTWGLSGDGYGPIADTEIDRVIDRALAVGIDLFDTADVYGRGEMERCLGRRLQGAGTTFVVTKIGTVRDGDPPTKRFDPAHLRTAFERSQERLAREVVDVVLLHNPTVAAMHSTEAIGFLKDLKQAGKIRAFGVSAGSADVARSALRDEVDVIEIAYNAFLPGDLHEVAGDVSESGAGVLARSVLAHGLLAGQWSADREFYLDDHRYQRWTREELRTRLRQLDALRPLVSGAVTSLRSAALRFVLANRVVSSAVLGPRSVAQLDQLVREAGMPPYLQDSALTELSARLKQAGIEV; encoded by the coding sequence GTGAGGAAGCGCCCCCTCGGCAAGACGACCCTTCAGGTCTCGGAGCTCGCCCTAGGCACCTGGGGACTCTCCGGCGACGGCTACGGTCCCATCGCCGACACCGAGATCGATCGCGTCATCGATCGCGCGCTCGCGGTCGGCATCGATCTCTTCGACACCGCCGACGTCTACGGCCGCGGCGAGATGGAGCGCTGCCTCGGCAGGCGGCTCCAGGGCGCCGGCACGACGTTCGTCGTCACCAAGATCGGCACCGTTCGCGACGGCGATCCCCCGACGAAGCGGTTCGACCCGGCCCACCTCCGCACCGCGTTCGAGCGGTCCCAGGAGCGCCTCGCCCGCGAGGTGGTCGACGTCGTGCTGCTCCACAACCCCACCGTGGCCGCGATGCACTCGACGGAGGCGATCGGCTTCCTGAAGGACCTGAAGCAGGCCGGGAAGATCCGCGCCTTCGGCGTGAGCGCCGGCTCCGCGGACGTCGCCCGCTCCGCGCTGCGCGACGAGGTCGACGTCATCGAGATCGCCTACAACGCCTTCCTCCCCGGCGACCTCCACGAGGTCGCCGGCGACGTCTCCGAGTCCGGCGCGGGCGTCCTCGCCCGATCGGTGCTCGCGCACGGGCTGCTCGCCGGCCAGTGGAGCGCCGATCGCGAGTTCTACCTCGACGATCACCGCTACCAGCGGTGGACCCGCGAGGAGCTCAGGACCCGGCTCCGCCAGCTCGACGCGCTCAGGCCGCTGGTCTCCGGCGCCGTCACCTCGCTCCGCTCGGCGGCCCTGCGCTTCGTCCTCGCGAACCGCGTCGTCTCGTCCGCCGTGCTCGGCCCCCGCTCGGTCGCCCAGCTCGACCAGCTCGTCCGCGAGGCCGGCATGCCCCCCTACCTCCAGGACTCGGCGCTCACGGAGCTCTCCGCGCGCCTCAAGCAGGCAGGGATCGAGGTGTGA
- a CDS encoding 3'(2'),5'-bisphosphate nucleotidase CysQ family protein has protein sequence MDQNDRELDEIVRIARAAAAIVMDVYATPFAVEMKGPGDPVTRADREANALICSALEAAFPGEAILAEESVPTSDELAARLRKERVFFVDPLDGTREFADRNGEFAVMIGLAVRGRAALGVVVMPTTGEALAGRAGEGGAAFIEARDGSRRPLRVSAVSAPADATLIISRSHRPKEIEPLLARLGISKVVPCGSVGVKIARIATGEVDLYVHGGGGAKLWDSCAPEAVLLGAGGSFTDLSGAPIDYTGPGLKLGRGIIASNGALQAAVVAAARSELG, from the coding sequence ATGGACCAGAACGACAGGGAGCTCGACGAGATCGTCCGCATCGCGCGCGCCGCGGCGGCGATCGTGATGGACGTGTACGCGACGCCGTTCGCCGTCGAGATGAAGGGCCCCGGCGACCCGGTGACCCGCGCCGATCGCGAGGCGAACGCGCTCATCTGCAGCGCGCTCGAGGCCGCGTTCCCCGGCGAGGCGATCCTCGCCGAGGAGAGCGTCCCGACCAGCGACGAGCTCGCCGCGCGCCTGCGGAAGGAGCGGGTGTTCTTCGTCGATCCGCTCGACGGCACGCGCGAGTTCGCGGACAGGAACGGCGAGTTCGCCGTGATGATCGGGCTCGCGGTCCGCGGCCGCGCGGCGCTGGGCGTCGTGGTGATGCCCACGACGGGCGAGGCGCTGGCCGGCCGCGCCGGCGAGGGCGGCGCCGCCTTCATCGAGGCGAGGGACGGCAGCCGCAGGCCGCTCCGGGTCTCGGCCGTGAGCGCTCCGGCCGACGCGACGCTCATCATCTCGCGCTCGCACCGGCCGAAGGAGATCGAGCCGCTCCTCGCGCGGCTCGGCATCTCGAAGGTCGTCCCCTGCGGCTCCGTCGGCGTGAAGATCGCCCGGATCGCGACCGGCGAGGTCGACCTCTACGTGCACGGCGGCGGCGGCGCCAAGCTCTGGGACAGCTGCGCGCCCGAGGCCGTGCTCCTCGGGGCGGGCGGCAGCTTCACCGACCTCTCGGGCGCGCCCATCGACTACACCGGCCCCGGGCTCAAGCTCGGCCGCGGCATCATCGCCTCGAACGGCGCCCTCCAGGCCGCCGTCGTCGCCGCGGCGAGGTCGGAGCTCGGCTGA
- the astD gene encoding succinylglutamate-semialdehyde dehydrogenase, which produces MSTHFIDGSWVTGAGEPFASRNPVTQAIVFEGRAASEEQVDAAVTAARGAFAAWRDRGLEERAALVKRFAGLLGEHKARLADVIGLETGKPRWEALTEVQTMIGKIDVSLMAWRERTGERHAEAGDATAVVRHRPHGVVAVLGPYNFPGHLPNGHIVPALIAGNCVVFKPSELTPRVAEETARLWQEAGIPAGVLNLVQGGRRTGVALAGHPGIDGLYFTGSSGTGNALHRQLAGQPEKILALEMGGNNPLIVQEVANTEAAIHHILQSSFISAGQRCTCARRLLVPATPEGDALLARLVDAASRLKVGRYDDAEQPFMGAVISLAAADQLLATQARLVSLGGEVLLEMRRLEEGTALLSPGILDVSAIKELPDEEHFGPLVQVQRYESFDEALSLANRTRYGLAAGLISDRRELYERFWRESRAGIVNWNKPLTGASSAAPFGGVGSSGNHRPSAYYAADYCAYPVAGLEAAKVALPGQLAPGMRLNN; this is translated from the coding sequence ATGTCGACCCATTTCATCGACGGCAGCTGGGTGACCGGCGCGGGCGAGCCGTTCGCGAGCCGGAACCCCGTGACGCAGGCGATCGTCTTCGAGGGGCGCGCGGCGAGCGAGGAGCAGGTCGACGCGGCCGTGACGGCGGCGCGCGGCGCGTTCGCTGCGTGGCGCGATCGCGGCCTGGAGGAGCGGGCGGCGCTGGTGAAGCGGTTCGCGGGCCTCCTGGGCGAGCACAAGGCCCGGCTCGCGGACGTGATCGGGCTGGAGACGGGCAAGCCGCGCTGGGAGGCGCTCACCGAGGTCCAGACGATGATCGGCAAGATCGACGTGTCGCTGATGGCCTGGCGTGAGCGGACGGGCGAGCGTCACGCCGAGGCGGGCGACGCGACGGCCGTGGTGCGGCACCGGCCGCACGGCGTGGTCGCTGTGCTCGGGCCCTACAACTTCCCGGGGCACCTGCCGAACGGCCACATCGTCCCGGCCCTGATCGCGGGCAATTGCGTGGTGTTCAAGCCCTCGGAGCTCACGCCGAGGGTCGCGGAGGAGACCGCGCGGCTCTGGCAGGAAGCGGGCATCCCGGCCGGGGTGCTCAACCTGGTCCAGGGGGGGAGGCGCACCGGCGTCGCGCTCGCCGGTCACCCGGGCATCGACGGCCTCTACTTCACGGGCAGCTCCGGCACGGGGAACGCGCTGCACCGGCAGCTGGCGGGCCAACCGGAGAAGATCCTCGCTTTGGAGATGGGCGGCAACAACCCGCTCATCGTCCAGGAGGTCGCGAACACCGAGGCGGCGATACACCATATCCTCCAGTCGTCCTTCATCTCGGCGGGCCAGCGGTGTACGTGCGCGCGGCGGCTGCTCGTGCCGGCGACGCCGGAGGGCGACGCGCTGCTGGCGAGGCTGGTCGACGCGGCGTCCCGGCTCAAGGTGGGCAGGTACGACGACGCAGAGCAGCCCTTCATGGGCGCGGTGATCTCGCTCGCGGCGGCGGACCAGCTGCTCGCGACGCAAGCGCGGCTGGTCTCGCTCGGCGGCGAGGTGCTGCTGGAGATGCGCCGGCTCGAGGAGGGAACCGCGCTGCTCTCGCCCGGCATCCTCGATGTGTCGGCGATCAAGGAGCTCCCGGACGAGGAGCATTTCGGGCCGCTCGTGCAGGTGCAGCGCTACGAGAGCTTCGATGAGGCGCTCTCGCTGGCCAACCGCACACGTTATGGGCTCGCGGCCGGGCTGATCTCGGATCGCAGGGAGCTTTATGAGCGGTTCTGGCGGGAATCGCGGGCGGGGATCGTCAACTGGAACAAACCGCTGACGGGGGCGTCGAGCGCCGCGCCGTTCGGGGGGGTCGGGAGCAGCGGGAACCACCGGCCAAGCGCGTATTACGCGGCGGACTACTGCGCGTATCCGGTCGCGGGGCTGGAGGCGGCGAAGGTGGCGCTGCCTGGGCAGCTGGCGCCGGGGATGCGGCTCAACAACTAG
- a CDS encoding sigma 54-interacting transcriptional regulator produces MIVLEVTQGLAAGRTFELQGELITLGRSSDNRVVLDDRHVSGAHARIVSGADGVILEDLRSTNGTSVTRRGERLELGAGRSAIALQTGDVIELGSGDAVTRMVVKIPEEADDARVVSIRRLDEIEPAEAKIERDPSALSAMYAAQKRIGAANDLDEVLAEIADAVLALVPSSTHVTVVLRDDDQEPGAAPAAFVPVLTRVRSASGKGGPPAGPVPITRSVYRKVIKERAAVLAADAPIEVGQSESLMGASIRSTLAVPLWKGEEIIGVLQADNRSVPGMLNAGDLETLLVLAANASLAVANARLIKRLVLAEERLQKENSFLKGREERRRGGSGGAVDIIGNSDAMRKVIGQLDKVVDTRVTVLIEGETGTGKELIAAAVHYRSRRRDKLFVAQNCAALAESLLESELFGHKKGSFTGATEEKKGLFEIADGGTLFLDEITETPLSLQSKLLRALQEGEIRPVGATSPKHVNVRIVAATNRNLEDEVAKGRFREDLYYRLKVFPIRLPPLRERRDDIPLLATHFLERYADEIGKPCGGFSQQAMELMVAYDWPGNVRELQNEVQRIVIQLEPGAFGTPELLSARIRQVEGLVARAGTPKGSLKEMMDAVEKFFLLEALRGHNNNKTNAAKSLGITREGLHKKLRQYGI; encoded by the coding sequence ATGATCGTGCTCGAGGTAACCCAGGGTCTCGCTGCCGGGCGCACCTTCGAGCTCCAGGGCGAGCTGATCACGCTCGGGCGCTCGTCGGACAACCGCGTCGTCCTCGACGATCGCCACGTCTCCGGGGCGCACGCGCGCATCGTGAGCGGCGCGGACGGGGTGATCCTCGAGGATCTGCGCTCGACGAACGGAACGAGCGTGACGCGGCGGGGCGAGCGGCTGGAGCTCGGCGCCGGGCGCAGCGCGATCGCCCTCCAGACGGGGGACGTCATCGAGCTCGGCTCCGGGGACGCGGTCACCCGGATGGTGGTGAAGATCCCGGAGGAGGCCGACGACGCGCGGGTCGTCTCGATCCGGCGCCTCGACGAGATCGAGCCTGCCGAGGCGAAGATCGAGCGCGATCCGAGCGCGCTGTCGGCGATGTACGCGGCGCAGAAGCGCATCGGCGCGGCGAACGATCTCGACGAGGTGCTCGCCGAGATCGCCGACGCGGTGCTCGCGCTGGTGCCGAGCTCGACCCACGTCACGGTGGTGCTGCGCGACGACGACCAGGAGCCGGGCGCGGCGCCGGCGGCGTTCGTGCCGGTGCTGACGCGGGTCCGGTCCGCGTCGGGCAAAGGGGGGCCGCCTGCAGGGCCGGTCCCGATCACGCGCAGCGTGTACCGGAAGGTGATCAAGGAGCGGGCGGCCGTGCTCGCCGCGGACGCGCCGATCGAGGTCGGGCAGTCCGAGTCGCTGATGGGCGCCTCGATCCGCAGCACCCTCGCCGTGCCGCTCTGGAAGGGCGAGGAGATCATCGGCGTGCTCCAGGCCGACAACCGGAGCGTGCCGGGGATGCTGAACGCCGGCGACCTGGAGACGCTCCTCGTGCTGGCGGCCAACGCGTCGCTCGCGGTGGCGAACGCCCGGCTCATCAAGCGGCTCGTGCTCGCGGAGGAGCGGCTCCAGAAGGAGAACAGCTTCCTCAAGGGGCGCGAGGAGCGTCGCCGGGGCGGCAGCGGGGGCGCGGTCGACATCATCGGCAACAGCGACGCGATGCGGAAGGTCATCGGGCAGCTCGACAAGGTGGTCGACACGCGCGTCACGGTGCTGATCGAGGGCGAGACGGGCACGGGCAAGGAGCTCATCGCCGCCGCCGTCCACTACCGCTCCCGCCGCCGCGACAAGCTGTTCGTCGCGCAGAACTGCGCGGCGCTGGCCGAGAGCCTCCTGGAGAGCGAGCTCTTCGGCCACAAGAAGGGGTCCTTCACGGGCGCCACCGAGGAGAAGAAGGGCCTGTTCGAGATCGCCGACGGGGGCACGCTCTTCCTCGACGAGATCACCGAGACCCCGCTGTCGCTGCAATCGAAGCTCCTCCGGGCGCTCCAGGAGGGCGAGATCCGCCCCGTGGGCGCGACGAGCCCGAAGCACGTCAACGTGCGCATCGTCGCCGCGACGAACCGGAACCTCGAGGACGAGGTGGCCAAGGGGCGGTTCCGCGAGGATCTCTACTACCGCCTCAAGGTCTTCCCGATCCGCCTGCCGCCGCTGCGAGAGCGGCGCGACGACATCCCGCTGCTCGCGACGCACTTCCTGGAGCGCTACGCGGACGAGATCGGCAAGCCGTGCGGCGGGTTCAGCCAGCAGGCGATGGAGCTGATGGTCGCGTACGACTGGCCGGGCAACGTGCGGGAGCTCCAGAACGAGGTGCAGCGGATCGTCATCCAGCTGGAGCCGGGGGCGTTCGGGACGCCGGAGCTGCTCTCGGCGAGGATCCGGCAGGTCGAGGGGCTCGTGGCGCGGGCGGGGACGCCGAAGGGGTCGCTCAAGGAGATGATGGACGCGGTCGAGAAGTTCTTCCTCCTGGAAGCGCTGCGCGGGCACAACAACAACAAGACCAACGCGGCGAAGTCGCTCGGGATCACGCGCGAGGGGCTCCACAAGAAGCTCCGGCAATACGGGATCTGA
- a CDS encoding ROK family protein, with amino-acid sequence MRTLCIDIGGTGIKAIILDEQGNPMTDRVRVPTPQPASPEPILDLIDELARAQGEFDRVSIGFPGVVMENVTKTAPHLDNEKWKGYPLGEAVERRLGKPARVANDAGIQGLAVIEGKGLEMVLTFGTGLGCALYIDGRYVPNLELGHHPYGKRDLKYEDRVFDAECKRIGAKRWNKRVRKMIAQVEPIFNYRKLYLGGGNARLLDASRLPENVVVVDNVAGLLGGIKLWA; translated from the coding sequence ATGCGCACGCTTTGTATCGATATCGGCGGAACGGGGATCAAGGCCATCATCCTCGACGAGCAGGGGAATCCGATGACGGATCGTGTGCGGGTGCCGACGCCCCAGCCGGCCTCGCCCGAACCCATCCTCGATCTCATCGATGAGCTCGCCCGCGCGCAAGGGGAGTTCGATCGCGTCTCGATCGGCTTCCCCGGCGTCGTGATGGAGAACGTGACCAAGACGGCGCCGCACCTCGACAACGAGAAGTGGAAGGGCTACCCGCTCGGCGAGGCCGTCGAGCGCCGCCTCGGCAAGCCTGCCCGCGTCGCCAACGACGCGGGCATCCAGGGGCTCGCCGTCATCGAGGGCAAGGGGCTCGAGATGGTGCTCACCTTCGGTACGGGGCTCGGCTGTGCCCTGTACATCGACGGCCGCTACGTGCCGAACCTCGAGCTCGGGCACCATCCGTACGGAAAGAGGGACCTGAAGTACGAGGACCGCGTGTTCGACGCCGAGTGCAAGCGCATCGGCGCGAAGCGCTGGAACAAGCGCGTGCGCAAGATGATCGCGCAGGTCGAGCCGATCTTCAATTACCGCAAGCTCTACCTCGGCGGCGGCAACGCGCGCCTGCTCGACGCCTCGCGGTTGCCCGAGAACGTCGTCGTTGTGGACAACGTCGCTGGCCTGCTCGGCGGAATCAAGCTCTGGGCCTAG
- a CDS encoding cytochrome P450, which translates to MNSPDAPKPDAPPAANPAADADLDPFRLQSPETLANPYPVYARLRQEAPVYFSAAYNGWLITRYDQVAAGFRDPRLSAKRSSAFVTKLPDEVRQRLEPLRRNLASWALLLDPPEHTRIRSLINKAFVPRLVEGLRSRVETLVNELLDAVAPTGRMDVLRDLGDLLPLLVIGEVLGVPVEDRHRLKGWSNALSGFLGAGRPTLEIAGGALSAVAELEDYFRGVIAARRQSPGNDLLSQLILAEEQGTILGEQELLSTCCMLLFGGHETTKNLIGNGLLALLLHRSEREALRGTPSLIGPAVEELLRYDSPVQWMSRVALDDIELDGVRIPKGDRAFLVLGAANRDPAQFPDPDKLDFRRTDIRHISLGLGVHYCAGSALARVEAQAAISTFLRRFPDAELSPGPLTWRMNPGMRGLTSIPTELGPQSSAS; encoded by the coding sequence ATGAACTCGCCCGACGCACCGAAGCCCGACGCACCGCCCGCGGCCAATCCAGCGGCGGACGCTGATCTCGATCCTTTTCGACTCCAGTCGCCGGAGACCCTCGCGAACCCGTACCCCGTGTACGCCAGGTTGCGCCAGGAAGCGCCCGTGTACTTCAGCGCGGCTTACAACGGCTGGCTCATCACCCGCTACGACCAGGTTGCGGCGGGCTTCCGCGACCCGCGCCTATCGGCGAAGCGCTCCAGCGCCTTCGTGACGAAGCTGCCTGACGAGGTGAGGCAGCGGCTGGAGCCCTTGCGCCGCAACCTGGCGTCGTGGGCCTTGCTGCTCGATCCCCCGGAGCACACGCGCATCCGCTCGCTGATCAACAAGGCGTTCGTGCCGCGGCTCGTCGAGGGGTTGCGCTCCCGGGTGGAGACGCTGGTCAACGAGCTGCTCGATGCGGTCGCCCCGACGGGCCGGATGGACGTCCTCCGCGATCTCGGCGACCTCTTGCCGCTGCTCGTGATCGGCGAGGTGCTCGGTGTACCCGTCGAGGACCGGCACCGGCTGAAGGGCTGGTCCAACGCGCTCAGCGGCTTCCTCGGCGCGGGCCGGCCGACGCTGGAGATCGCGGGGGGCGCGCTGAGCGCCGTGGCCGAGCTGGAGGACTATTTCCGCGGCGTGATCGCGGCCCGGCGGCAGAGCCCTGGCAACGACCTGCTCAGCCAGCTCATCCTCGCGGAGGAGCAGGGCACGATCCTCGGCGAGCAGGAGCTTCTCTCCACGTGCTGCATGTTGCTCTTCGGCGGCCACGAGACGACGAAGAACCTCATCGGCAATGGCCTGCTCGCGCTCCTTCTCCACCGTTCCGAGCGCGAAGCATTGCGCGGCACCCCGTCGCTGATCGGCCCGGCGGTGGAGGAGCTGCTCCGATACGACTCTCCGGTGCAGTGGATGAGCCGCGTCGCGCTCGACGACATCGAGCTCGACGGCGTGCGCATCCCGAAGGGTGATCGCGCCTTCCTTGTGCTCGGCGCGGCGAACCGGGATCCCGCCCAGTTCCCCGACCCCGACAAGCTCGACTTCCGCCGCACGGACATCCGTCACATCTCGCTCGGCCTGGGCGTCCATTACTGCGCCGGCTCCGCGCTGGCCCGTGTGGAGGCCCAAGCTGCCATCTCCACGTTCCTGCGCCGTTTCCCCGACGCCGAGCTCTCCCCTGGACCGCTGACCTGGCGCATGAACCCCGGCATGCGCGGCCTCACCTCTATCCCGACAGAGCTAGGCCCCCAGAGCTCCGCTTCCTGA
- a CDS encoding SDR family NAD(P)-dependent oxidoreductase, which produces MGHLVLVTGSSSGIGLATAIACAAAGHRVIATMRRPEKAGALLAAAGARGVTLEIEQLDVAAASAPDRIREILQKHGPAYALVNNAGIAVGGAFEEQADGDVRAQFETNVFGLMAVTRAVLPAMRGAGRGRIVNVSSISGLVGLPGVSAYAATKHAVEGFSEALRWEVAPFGVHVCLVEPGTFKTEIFYENQRRGAHVSLDGPYGAMTRAIEQIVLKDAAKAPPPAPVAAAILRLIDDPSPPFRTLVGRDARALVALRRVIPDRLFATGIRRLVSAPRSR; this is translated from the coding sequence ATGGGTCACCTTGTTCTCGTTACCGGCTCCTCGAGCGGCATCGGCCTCGCGACGGCGATCGCGTGCGCGGCCGCGGGCCACCGGGTCATCGCCACGATGCGCCGCCCCGAGAAGGCCGGCGCGCTCCTCGCCGCCGCCGGCGCGCGGGGCGTCACGCTCGAGATCGAGCAGCTCGACGTCGCCGCGGCGAGCGCGCCCGACAGGATCCGGGAGATCCTTCAGAAGCACGGCCCCGCCTACGCCCTCGTCAACAACGCCGGCATCGCGGTCGGCGGCGCCTTCGAGGAGCAGGCGGACGGCGACGTCCGGGCGCAGTTCGAGACCAACGTCTTCGGGCTGATGGCCGTGACGCGCGCGGTGCTCCCGGCGATGCGCGGCGCGGGGCGCGGCCGCATCGTCAACGTCTCGAGCATCTCCGGGCTCGTCGGCCTCCCCGGCGTGAGCGCCTACGCGGCAACGAAGCACGCCGTCGAGGGCTTCAGCGAGGCGCTGCGCTGGGAGGTCGCCCCGTTCGGCGTCCACGTCTGCCTCGTCGAGCCCGGCACCTTCAAGACCGAAATTTTCTACGAAAACCAGCGGCGCGGCGCCCACGTCTCCCTCGACGGCCCTTACGGCGCGATGACCAGGGCGATCGAGCAGATCGTCCTGAAGGACGCCGCCAAGGCGCCGCCGCCCGCCCCGGTCGCGGCGGCGATCCTCCGCCTCATCGACGACCCATCGCCGCCTTTCCGGACCCTCGTTGGCCGGGACGCACGGGCGCTCGTCGCGCTGCGCCGTGTCATCCCCGACCGGCTCTTCGCCACGGGGATCCGTCGGCTCGTCTCGGCGCCGCGCTCGCGTTGA
- a CDS encoding pectin acetylesterase-family hydrolase: MRFKIVPPLPVQLLLCPLAVLGCGSESPDGILSLPSGWNSIEPGGETTCSRGDPFKYFVRPGTVNRLIVEFRGGGACWNATTCSAAGSLFQETVGDDALATGIYDHENPDNPFKDWHHVYIPYCTGDVHWGDNVATYGEGSQAVTIQHKGAVNVRAVLGWIYENVPAPETIFVTGCSAGAYGAILWSAHLREHYKSASVIEFADSGAGIITETFFRDSLPSWKPEGAYPTWIPGLDPAEIARLSVLYEKIGAHYPDMRLSQYNTAYDEEQAFFFSAMGGGDAQAWSDAMRAEIAEIEASTPNFRSFLAAGTAHCILWRPEFYTLESRGTRLVRWLDGLANGAQPPSVACDACGSP, encoded by the coding sequence ATGCGATTCAAGATCGTTCCGCCCCTGCCGGTTCAACTCCTGCTCTGCCCGCTCGCCGTCCTCGGCTGTGGCAGCGAGTCGCCGGACGGGATCCTGAGCCTGCCGTCCGGCTGGAACTCCATCGAGCCGGGCGGCGAGACGACGTGCTCGCGCGGTGATCCTTTCAAGTACTTCGTCCGTCCGGGCACCGTCAATCGCCTCATCGTCGAGTTTCGCGGCGGCGGCGCGTGCTGGAACGCGACCACCTGCTCGGCCGCGGGATCGCTCTTCCAGGAGACGGTCGGCGACGACGCCCTGGCGACCGGGATCTACGATCATGAGAACCCGGACAACCCCTTCAAGGACTGGCACCATGTGTACATCCCCTATTGCACCGGGGACGTCCACTGGGGCGACAACGTGGCCACGTATGGGGAGGGGAGCCAGGCCGTCACCATCCAGCACAAGGGCGCCGTCAACGTCCGCGCGGTGCTCGGCTGGATCTACGAGAACGTCCCTGCGCCAGAGACGATCTTCGTGACCGGCTGCAGCGCGGGCGCGTATGGAGCCATCCTCTGGTCCGCGCACCTGCGAGAGCACTACAAGAGCGCGTCGGTCATCGAGTTCGCCGACAGCGGGGCAGGGATCATCACCGAGACGTTCTTCAGGGACAGCCTTCCTTCCTGGAAGCCCGAGGGCGCTTATCCCACGTGGATACCTGGCCTCGATCCGGCCGAGATCGCGCGGCTGTCGGTGCTCTACGAGAAGATCGGCGCCCATTACCCCGACATGCGCCTGTCGCAGTACAACACCGCCTATGATGAGGAGCAGGCCTTCTTCTTCAGCGCGATGGGCGGCGGCGACGCCCAGGCGTGGTCAGACGCGATGCGGGCAGAGATCGCCGAAATCGAGGCATCGACGCCGAACTTCAGGTCGTTCCTTGCCGCCGGCACCGCGCACTGCATCCTCTGGCGGCCAGAATTTTACACCCTCGAGTCGCGCGGGACGCGCCTCGTGCGATGGCTGGACGGGCTCGCGAACGGCGCGCAGCCGCCGAGCGTCGCCTGCGACGCTTGCGGCTCGCCTTGA